Proteins encoded by one window of Chromobacterium violaceum ATCC 12472:
- a CDS encoding tail protein X: MFLNHITREGERWDQIAWHYYGDALAYEQIIAANPHAPLGVALPAGLTLSIPVIEQADLAEELPLWMR, translated from the coding sequence ATGTTCCTGAACCACATTACCCGCGAGGGCGAGCGCTGGGACCAGATCGCCTGGCACTACTACGGCGACGCACTGGCCTACGAGCAGATCATCGCCGCCAATCCGCACGCGCCGCTGGGCGTGGCGCTGCCGGCCGGGCTGACCCTGTCCATCCCGGTGATTGAACAAGCCGATCTGGCCGAGGAGCTGCCGCTATGGATGCGCTGA